The window CTAAGAAGAAATGTTAAGAATTTGtttcaaatataaatgttttattgacATCCTGATACTTgtgttatgtattttaaaaataagataagataaaataacatattgataaaaacaaattcagtttgactacataTGACAACCTCAGTGTAACAATAAcatgcacatacgaacaacattcacacggAAAAAAACACATAGACACTCTTAAACAGTCTTATCAATAGACGTCTATGTATACATGTATACTGCCCGATAAATAAAAAGGCACGCATAAATACTCCCCCACCCccaatttaatttcttttagtcCCCATTTTTCCAAGCTCTTTCATCGTGCAATCTAACGCCTCCCCTTTCAGCTTTTGAAGAACGACAAGAAAAGAATCGAGGACAGGGTCTCACGTGGTTCCACTGAGCAAACATTATTGATTAAACAAAGCTGTCTGGTGGTATAGATTTTGTgactgtaaaaaaacaaactgttacATTGCATTGATTCAGATTTTACAATCTATGGAAAGactaaaaacatgttttcacTATTcccattcaataaaaaaaacttttttgaaaactcTCAGAAAGAAAAATACGTCAGCCATTTCGTTTTTAGAAACTGTGCCTATCAGTTGTAAAGAATATATTATCAGTTGTACACTTAACTTTCAGGGTCTTTAAAAAGCCCATAGTGATTTGAAATTTGAACCATATTCTGGAAAATGTGTCCCAGTTCTTTCTGTGTCTCTCATTTGTAAAGAATATATTATCGACTTTGCAAATAACTTTCAGTGTCTTTAAGAAGTCATTGgagattttaaacatattttgtaAAATGAGCCAAAGTATTTCATATTAATTGACTTCTTACAATTTGACCTTCACCTTTTAGTTCCaagaagtaaaattaaaaacctTCGTTACAATGTATCAGATATCCCATATCcagctaatatatatatatatatatatatatatatatatatatatatatatatatatatatatatatatatatatatatataacggtAATTATAACGGTATATGGTATACAATTGTATAGTATTAAATAATTGCATTTTAAATTTGgttttaaattagaaataaaagcAGTATATCAATgatagttttatgttttaatattttaacttattttaatatttttcatatttaaatctCATTTTTGTATCTtaataaatagaaagaaatgttgCAATTTGAGTAGATAGTTAGACAACggaaatctattttataatctaCAACATTTGAAGACACTGTCAACTGCTTAAGATGTATAGAAATGTTTAAATGGATTGAAGCTTGGAAGCCTTGGTTACTGGGTGGATCAAAaaattttaagtataatttggGCAATGTCTTTCAAACCCTTAAACAAATaagctctctctttctctctctctctctctcttaaaagTATGTTCAAGAATCATATTTAACTTTGAGACACgatttataaatgcttttagtGACGTTCCTGTGGCGaggttttttaatattttaaactaatttgGTTCGTTTACTCTAGGGGAAGTAATTTTGAGTTTTTTCCCTCTcacataaaacaacataaaccaaatatatatttaacatatgaatgatttaataaaagaaaatagtttggGTATTGGGTTGACAGTGTCAGTTTAATGGATTGATCTCATCACAGATTGCATATAGAGGTGTGAATAagtgtttctatttttatttcttatctttCACTGCTGGTTGGTTGGCCGCTGGACTCGTCCGTATAATAGATGCAGGATGGTCTCGGGACTGATCTTCTTTCACTTGTAGAGAGAGGATGTTTATTCGTAGAAGTTTATCGACTTCAGCGAAAGGTGGGAAGGATATTTTCTAGGTTGTCGACAGTGGGCAGCAAACAGCTGAAGCCGGGTACTGGGCAGTTGACACTGGGCAGCAGGTGTTGAAAACTGAGCAATTCACTGGGCACTGGCCGAGGGCGATTGGTAGGGGGCACCACAGAGATTCCTTCTCGCTGACAGAGAGGGGGTAGTTCTGGTATTTCGGCTCAGGTTTGGTGACGCTGCAGACCCCGTTGATGCTAAAGGTCTAACAGGTGCAGACGGTGCAGATCTAGTGGTTATAATAACTGCCCGTCTAGTGTGCTTAATATTGCACAACAGGCGCCTAAGCTTTAGCCATGCCTAATAAATGAAGAGATCTGTCGGGTGTGAGCGTCTGTTAAAGTTTCAGTACACTCTTATATAGATTGGGCCTTAAACTTATTAGCATAGCCACTAGTGTCGGATCAAATGGATTGggggtattttgaattttattttaaattaacattcatGCTTGACCCAATGAAATTATAACTTCTAAATTTTACCCGCGTCCAGTAGAATTGAACCTTGAATTTTATTAAGCTCACAAATGGGGCCCTATCTAAACTTGTGTTCAGGTCAGGAGTTAACTAAGGTGGCAAtttggaaaattattttttccctAGTAACTGCTTGGACGAGAAGATGTTACTACCTGGCTCTATTGTTGagcaatgtttttctttttatggaCCGATGTGTCCTGCCCGAGAGGGGATAGTACAAATATCAATCTCGGTGCTCAGCTCGAGAAATTATGTACTTCGGTACTATGCATTGTAGAAATTATGGAATTATTTCAATAGCAAATAATGCATTAATACTCTATTGTGTTTGGTGTTCTaatgtatattgttttaaataaaggaACTGTGACGTTCCGTAAAGGCTTGCATATAAAATTTCATTTGCGCTTTAAAACGTTGGAGAGAAAGTTTTGCTGttagaattttatatttttcatccTTTGACCAGCTTGACCAGGTGTATTAAAGCGCAAGAACTCATCCCGTTTGACCTTTCTTCAACTaactacctccccccccccgcgtccaataaaatattaatgcaATATTTGCCAATGAAATAATTCCATAATTTCTACACTGTATAGTACCGAagtacaaaatgtatttttttaaaattaactattcAGTCAGATTTtgtcaatgaaataaaacaccacttttaaaaacaaactttaggggaggtaagttttaaattgtttttaaattcattaattACTATATTTCATTCATAGATTTGCACAAAATAATTTGCATCAAAGGTCACAATTGAACAAGTATCAatgaattataaaatatatgtttaatttattaactaactcaatGAATGAAACActgatttaaatgtttcattaaaaatatattttatacgTACTTAGCTTTAATTGTAAGTATACAAAAGAACTATTTTTATAACGCGCTATCTTTACATACCATCATTACATACTTGACTACAGTCTGTATTGTACGAAATAGagcgtagatctagatctagatttagaaataaatattgtaataatttgaaataaatctataaattgTTAAGGCAATGGCTTAACTTCTATAAACCTAATAGGTGAAAATAAGTGTATAGAAGTATCCCATTAAAATCGAATCGGACGCGATCAGCATGatgtaaagtaaataaagtattactTATGCTAATTCTGATCATATTATTTATTCTTTGAAATACAGACATTGCGTGAAAAAGATGTTTCTAGGTCAATACGTGttaaccaatgaattaaattctggcatgtcattgttgttttttttttactaatttagtCAATACATTCAATGCTATAATAGCGTTAAGGAACAATGAGCATTGCTATAAATTTGGTCTACAGTATATGCAACAGCGAAtgtttctttatctttgtgtctaatcgacctaaatccatttttttaaataaaattatttgattgtaggcctatatatatttatttctagaaaaaGAGGAGGATAGTTCCTCTTACCATAGGCGCATGGAATGTGCGCACACTACTTGACAACGACACATCTGATAGACCACAAAGACGAACTGCACTAGTAGCCAGGGAGCTCCACAGATACAACATAGACATAGCAGCACTAAGCGAGACTCGGCTTGCAGATGAAGGTGAACTCTGCGAAAGAGGAGCTGGATATACTTTCTTCTGGAGCGGTAGAAGCACTGAAGTACGAGGTGAATCTGGAGTTGGCTTTGCTATAAAAACATCAATAGTATCTAAACTAGTCGGGCCTCCCAAAGGAATAAGTGATAGGCTCATGACCCTAAAGATGCCTTTACAAAACGGAAAGAAACATATTTCCATTGTTAGCTGTTACGCACCCACCATGACTAACCCAGATGATgtcatagcaaagttttacgAAGAACTAAACTCCACCTTGCTTAATATTCCAAAAACAGAAAAGCTACTCATTCTCGGTGACTTCAACGCAAGAGTCGGCTCTGACCATCACATCTGGAAAGGTGTCTTAGGTAAATTTGGGATAGGTCAATGCAACAGCAAAGGATTATTACTACTCCAGACCTGTGCTGAACACAAGCTGCTCATATCGAACACAATATTCAGTCTTCCAATGAGAAAGCGAACTTCCTGGATGCATCCCCGCTCAAGACACTGGCACCTCATAGATTACGTCATCACCAGACAATCTGACCGTCTGGACATTCGTGTCACCAAATCTTGCTGTGGTGCAGAGTGTGGAACAGACCATCGCCTCAtcatcacaaaactaaacattcgtaTCCAACCAAAGAGACGTCCGCAAAAATCAAAACCCCTAAAAAGGCTAAACACGGCCAGCTTAGCAGATGACAAAACTGAAAAGTCGATTGCAGATGCAATAGAGAACTGCCTTAAGTCCACCGTTctaactgaatcaaatgtaGATAAAAGCTGGGAATGCTTCAAAGAAGCTATCTATAGCACAGCATTAAACATACTCGGTCCTATGGAGAGAAAGCATCAGGACTGGTTTGATGAAAACAGTATTGAGATCAGAAAACTATTAGACGAAAAGCACAAGCTCCACAAATTGTGTCTGAACAACCCCAATCCTTGCACGCATCCTTCTAAATCGGCTTATGCAACACATAGAatatggtctactaccagaaagccagtgcggcttcagaaaagagcCGTGGAACCATTGTcatgatctttgcagcaaggcagctccaggaaaaatgccaagaacaaaatgctgacctgttctcaatatatgtcgacttaacaaaggcattcgacactgttagcagagaaggactctggaagatcatgtcaaagtatggctgtccacaaaaattcataaccatggtgagactatttcatgatggcatgaaggctcgtgtccaagaaagtggagaaccatcagagcccttcgaagtatcaaacctgggtaaaacaaggctgtgtcctcgCACCTACACTGTttagtatcatgttctccgctatgctgacagatgcattcacaaatagagaaaacaacgggataaatatatcatacagatttgattgtggcctattcaacccgaggcggcttaaagcaaaatcaaaaacaaatgcagcagtaatcagacacttgctatttgctgatgactgtgccctaaatgcctgctctgaaaacgattTGCAGAGCATCgccagtgacttctcaagagcatgctcagactttggccttaccatcaatacgaacaagactgaagtcttatatctacctgctcctgggaaagcctactctaaatggacaggatataaacgcagtggacaaattcacatatcttggcagcacactctccagaaatggaaaatacgatagtgaaatcgacctgcgtatcgccaaggccagtgcatcctatggcagactgtctacaaatgtctggaacagacgaatatcaccacaaacaccaagctatgGGTCTACAGAGCCGTTATcttccctacattgctctatgtctCAGAAACAtagacagtgtacagtaaacatgcaaagagacTAAACCGCTTCCACATGACATACTAAATGtgaaatggcaagacaaaataccagatacagaagtccttcaaagagcgtgtctgcaaagcatccacacaatcctgatgcagccccagctgcgatgggcaggtcacgtctacagaatggaagaccaccgcatcccaaaacgactcttgtatggccaactaagcaaaggaaagcgctcgcaaggtgggcaaagaaagcgcttcagggacaccctcaaagcttctctgaaggcgttcagcatagaccctggcacatgggagacagaggcacacgacagagcatcatggcgtcacgctgtgaaaactggcgcacacgttgctgaggaaaaacgaacaacgcaggcagaagaaaaacgccagaaaagaaaagcaagacaaacggcactagctccagctggaataacctgcccagtgtgcggccaaACATTTCGggctcaccagccacatgaggaggcataaaaccccagtgcaaagccctcagccccctggatgacaaaatggtcatcatcgaaccacggtGGACGAACTATTTTTCTAGATTTAGGGTCTAGATACAATTATAATAGATGTAAAACTATATATTATAAAAGAGAGTTCAAAGGCTTAAttagcttattaattattgtgtgttaatatatttaaaatcccTTTTATAGAGCCCTTCTTGCCTGTCCAGTCGTAGTGTGTATACTCGGATCATGTTCGATAAACGCGACACATAAATGGAACTATTATATTGTATGTCAACGCGGCTAAACTCACATTTTGCAGCATTAGCGaaagattttataaaaaaaatgttttaaattgaaagtttaattttattaaataaaaaaaaggaagggacTAGATTTTTTTCGAGGCTTTTGACCAAATTCTCCAccataatttgcttaaaaaaataaaatatataaacattaatggtctattgcatcagtggattaaagattttttgcagacgattgcataatatatagaaaaataaaaacaacacaagatacagaaattttacaaagaaaagtagatgaattacagaaatgggaattgaattaaaaaatgtctttcaacCTAGAAAAGGACAgtaattaatagtaacaaaaaaaaacttaaacaaattaattcctcttatcttattcatggtaaaccagtaactcAGGttaaaaaactcaaaatacctaggtgttatgaTAAAGGACAAACTGTCATGGAATGCTCATAATGACGAatctatcaaaaaatcaaacaaagtattaggatttattaaaagaaatttgtataaatcaaataaaaacacaaaactaaactgttatttaaccttggttaggccaataatgcACCCTCTgtctgggacccctcaactcaagaaacattaaaaaactggaacagaaacaaaatagagcagaatatttatatttgaaaaaaaaatcaataaatttaaaaaagctttCAGGATAGAAAACTTAAAAGTGAAGTAGCAattgtacataaaacactgaatcataatcttgaaatataaaaacaaaatttaataaaatactctatttgacacaaagataaaggcacattcctcgttcaatatgctaggacaaatactcctttttccctagtgctattagagcatggaatgggttgcctgagctagccaggaaaaccagtgacttggcagaatttaagtcattggttaattgcACGATTAAAtgaatgacgcgtaggacgtaatcatctccttttttgaagtaacatttgtatcatataagataagaagataagatattttgtattttcatgtgtcaaaataaaaaccctgtttgcaaagtgtagttcttaaaattcaATCTAGATCCTTTCGGTCTTTTCTCTTGTATACACGGCtatatgacctagatccataaTTAATAATGTTTTCATAGAAGTGGGAATTTGTTAGAGggtcttattattttttagggCTACTTTGCATACGTTACTGTTCCAGTTAGTAACTAAggaatatttatgttttatcaagattggtcaaatggttttaGTATATATTCGGGACATACCTTCATTCATACGTTcagatatacatacatacatacatacatacatatatacatacatacatacatacatacatacatacatacatacatacatacatacatacatacatacatacatacatacatacatacatacatacatacatacatacatacatacatacattcgcattactttatgctttatattatagattgcTACTTTTGAGTTTTCTATCCTAAAGTTTCTCTAAATTGagagatttaactaaaggtgttactctactcaaatctagtttttaatgttttcttgttttgagaAAGGTCTTAAAGAGAGGGTGCATATTTTAGTATTGGCCTATCTAAAgataagtaacattttagtttaatgttattatttcatttgtagTAAATTCTTTTAATCCCTAaagctttatttgatttttaattgttttatctaTATAGAAATTCCATGGCAGTTttccatttattataacacctaggtctTGCTCGACAGACTAACTCACTCTTTAGTAGACGAGCCTGTAGAAATGCAcctgacatgatatttgttctgcgaaaaatacaagaaaaatgcaaagagctGAACCTAAACCTATACGTTGCGTATGTGGATTTAAACAAGTCTTTCGACACCGTCAGTCGCAAAGATTTTTGGACAATTTTAGCAAGTCAGGATGCCCACCTAagttcctatccattctcaagcagttttAGTGGGACAAAAAAGGCCAGATCAAACACAATGGTGACTtgtctgatcacttcccaaagAAAATGGCTTGAAGCAAATCTGtctacttgctcctactctattcactatcttttttggcgtaatgctgggtcaaactAGGTAGCGATTACACGAAAGCATCTGCATTAGGTTTCGTTcggacggcaatgtgttcaatctttgacgtctactatcccatacaaaaacaaagattatagtCATAGAGAAGCTTCTCTATGTCGAGAATTGCGCtttgctagctcacaatgaacatgatctccagaacgcggtcaacgaattaGCATACGCTGACACCTCTTTCGGTGTATCTATAAGCCTTGGGAACACAGTAGTCATGtttcagaagtcacccaataaaccTATTCATCCCTAAAGATCACCTTGACATTGTaaaccacttcacatatctaggtaatatagtatcaaatgtatcctcgctttcaagggaagttgatatcGTCTGGGTAGGGCCAGAAGCGATTTTgaacgccttcaggcgagagatGACGGAATAAATCGTTCCACCTGTCTACCatgcggtggttctctcaattCTTCTATATGGATTTGAGATATGGGTAACATGGGCGTAACCAGGGGGGGAAAGGtttgggggttcaacccccccccctcccgaaatgaaatcccccccgcagggggggatcggaattaaATGACTGATTATGACTGACTgataggtgagattttaatactaaaccataacttgccccagcacagccaatggttattgagtttaaatcccctaccagggggttttgagtttaaaaccccttacctgggggttttgagttttaaaccccttccagggggtttttagtttaaaaccccctaccagggttttattgcagttaaatcccctcttctataaaacaaaacaaaaaaaaacaaactacgcactcaaaatgctataagcattcttaaaaggggttttgagtttaaactcctttcaggggggtttgatgctaaaaaatacctcttcaatataaagaaaaaagatatacacactaaaattatttgagcgtagccaagcctatttagggttttgagtttaaacctttCTCCAATAgatgttttaaagtttaaaacccctccagatggttttgagttttaaatccccctacagaacgttttgagttggaaaacctctctcttcaatattattctaaagcaaactacagttaccaaattttatgaccgtagctaaatggggttttgaattttaaaaaaatacaataactcctgagattttttagtttaaaaccctcaacagatggttttgacgataaaacatctcttttcgatataaaatctaaaaaaaactacagtcacctaatttcaagagcgtattcaagagaggttacacatttctacctgtggcggggctccattaataaactgcagtgaatagtcatctagcGAAAATGAAACCTTAAATGTTggcgaactgggagtcgacccgtTGTTAAGATTGTGATAGAGcttcgcatgaggtttgcgggacatgttctccgacaaaatgaattacgcataaaaatagttgcgatgacatcctagtacaacttggctccacacattcatggaggtcctcagagcaggtgggaagaggcttcagacattaccagtgacagatttttgtggagtaagcttgacggcaaatgcgccgtacggcgcgggagggtctaagtcagtaagaatagaacattttagtttttgcaataaaactttctaatagcaggaaaatgcactgtagataccatagaatatgcattttgttggcttttaataccagaaatagtgtttggctgcggggcttcgccccgcactgggggagctcctaacgCTCCCTCAGACCCCTTTCTAGCTATAGGGAGAGTCCAAATTttttccaggaagaacctattctagagcacaataaacgtcttccgaaagaatgaaaggtcagaatgttataaagattatgtacacacacaaacacatacatatagatatttttttcgCTCGCggggggtggaggggggggagggtggtcgggggggggaaggaaaaaaattcccccccaaccccccccccccccacctgatGGGTAATATACATAAAGCAACTAggactacttgagcgctttcatcaaagatgcttgcgctccatcatatATATACGGTGACAAGACTGCTTTACAAACAGCTATGTCTTGAGAACGCCAGTATTAACAGCATATGGACCTAAAGATtcgctgggcagggcatgttGTCGTGCgtgcgtgaagttttctttttgtgtttaaTATTTGCGTTTTCGTGTATAGGAAGTATTTTGTATTAGGCacgttttgttgtctagaatattgtgtaTTTGTATGCTTACGTTATCCTTAGTTTTACGCAGTGGAGAGAGCTTCTGTTGTTAGTTGGTTAGCTTGTTTTCTGTTTTCCCGTTTTAACAGTACGTTAGTACATAGCTTTATTAAGTAGGCTaatctttcggtacgggtgtcgctaaTGAAAATTTCTTTGTTGTATCGGCATCGCTAGATCTACGTTTTGTATTCGTTTCAGGGAgttaggctttgggctatgGGGAAGAGTGTCGCCTTTCCGCCCTTGGAGTCGTAAGGTTGTTGGAGGTGTATTAAGTTGATATTCTGTAgggcgccgagatggagtgtgcGTGTGGAAGGTGTATGTCACGTTTCACTTTAAAATAATCACatataaatttgaaataaaccTGAGTCTAAATGTAAATCTGGTAGAGATAGGACGTACTTTAGTTTTGAGTTAGAATTAGTAGAGAAAAATATTGTAGTAAACTTGAATATTTCTATTATTGTACTATGAAAAAAGTTATTCATCTGATACAATATTATATCTGTACATTTTGTATATACAGTGATTCCTAGTTATTGAATTAAAGTtttgtatttgatttaaaaaggaTCTTCATTTATTGAATCTCTAAGACAGTATTtcgatctagagatctatagaATCCCCGGCAAGTCACAAAATCTTGTTTTAATAACTTAAGCACATCTCAGCACCAAGATCAGCAAGAGCACTATTAACGAATTAGCACCTTCAAACACACGAAGAAGAACTGTGATAATTTCTGGTATCTTTACTGTGActgtgtgttattgttatttgaacaattataaatGTCCCGTTCACCACCGTGAAGTGGATGTCTATGAAAATATCTTGTTACTTTACAATTATCATATTATATAtgatattgtttgttttgatcacattgtttgttttgatcAATTGTTGTTTAATCAATGATTTAGTTCGATCTTATCTTCGGTATTCGTATTCCATTTAGTTCGTGGTTCATATGCTAATATTCTTTGTTTTGGTTTACACTGTCCGGTGGGGGAATCCAGAACACGTATCCCGCATGGAGACGAaagtatgccaaaggcagtcttttcgtgagctgaaaggtggtaacaaaggtgccccacggaaacgctttgaACTTGCTGacacagaagagagcacctggttgcatgtgcCCTCATAACAAGAGCTTGATGTTACTCACAAAGACCgtaggatacacatttgagaccaaaacaaaatccgttgccgaggacagacgcagacggcgaaaagagaatctaaatcgaccacttgCGGACAATGTTTATGCCTGGCAAGGAATGGATGTGGCAAAGTATTTAGCTAACAGCGGGAAATACTGCGTTTCTTACTACTATTCAGAATCGAAGACAAGTCCTATTATTATAACTCATAAGTATTTTCGTTTTTAGTCtatgttttaataaatatataaatcatctaagtaatttgaaaaataatagtggacctaagactgttcctttaTTTATACCTGAGTTTACTGGTATTGGTGTttatttagagccatttatgtTCTTTTCAGCATCTGAAGACCTATTTAATACCGCAAGACATGTAATAGTTGTAAGTTGTCCATATTCTTAATTAGACGTTAACTATAGATAATATATGCATTAACTATATTTTAATTACCTATTTTTAGGACTTACAAACAAAGAAGATTGTTTTAATAAATCTCAACATTGACGTAATATACATAAATACTGCTAAGGCTGTTTATATGGCTCTCTGAACTCAGCAACTGGCTCATGTACTTGAAAATTATCTTTTGAGCGAGGGctttagaaatttaaattttttttttgccaaataCACAAACAATAACCATTATGCTAGAATAGCTCATGTATTCACCATACAGTTCAAAAATGTGGTTTCCAAGATTTTTTTAGATTCGatacgaaaataaaaaatcaggcacccgaaaaaaaaaaaaaaaaaaaaacattttctctttTCCCCTTACTCGCAGCGGGGTACCGTAATATGGCTAAGACTTGCAAAATGTGTGCTAACTAGAAATGGCCCGCTTAAATGTTGTAATAATAGCTTGGCCTAGGT of the Biomphalaria glabrata chromosome 11, xgBioGlab47.1, whole genome shotgun sequence genome contains:
- the LOC129928958 gene encoding craniofacial development protein 2-like codes for the protein MTITVIKTSAKKRRIVPLTIGAWNVRTLLDNDTSDRPQRRTALVARELHRYNIDIAALSETRLADEGELCERGAGYTFFWSGRSTEVRGESGVGFAIKTSIVSKLVGPPKGISDRLMTLKMPLQNGKKHISIVSCYAPTMTNPDDVIAKFYEELNSTLLNIPKTEKLLILGDFNARVGSDHHIWKGVLGKFGIGQCNSKGLLLLQTCAEHKLLISNTIFSLPMRKRTSWMHPRSRHWHLIDYVITRQSDRLDIRVTKSCCGAECGTDHRLIITKLNIRIQPKRRPQKSKPLKRLNTASLADDKTEKSIADAIENCLKSTVLTESNVDKSWECFKEAIYSTALNILGPMERKHQDWFDENSIEIRKLLDEKHKLHKLCLNNPNPCTHPSKSAYATHRIWSTTRKPVRLQKRAVEPLS